In Halanaerobiaceae bacterium ANBcell28, a single window of DNA contains:
- a CDS encoding DUF262 domain-containing protein produces the protein MGETIKSLLEEIKHKELVLPEFQREYTWTRTQVKDLFTSLFKDYPTGSLLIWKTDNPPKIKNDAFDLESVRRVKVLLDGQQRLTSLYLNVYGETPPFYNDTEISDGYFNLFFNLKTGEFKYYKQKEMDNNPLWYNVIKLFKDPPSVFQLVRELDVDNVDQIGNIIENNLKKIEDILDKNYPVQEVPTDSSLREAIKVFDLINSQGTPLTNADIALAYMTAEWPDMRRIFKDKIEELSQEDFTFDLTFMTRAMVGILSGRGSLKQFVNSNIEQDVSESTLKLHWKKLNKILNYLVSFLKNKAYIMGTSDLNTSNVLIPIIVYLAKNEHFNNQVENKMLYWLYAALYQRRFSSSLETSLEQDVNAVIESNNPDSLIENLKEEEGDPILTEGSLDMRGVGHPLYNMMCIVIRAKGAVDWNNGLPLGQTTGEEFKLERHHIFPRSILEDSGYDTGNNHHDKKRVNEIANRIPLTKSGNLNIFNKSPEEYLPIVERNYPGVLESSLIPLNLELWKLENYELFLEERRKIIASEINQFMRNLIS, from the coding sequence ATGGGAGAAACTATTAAAAGTCTTCTAGAAGAAATTAAACATAAAGAATTAGTATTACCAGAGTTTCAAAGAGAATATACTTGGACCAGAACTCAAGTAAAAGATTTATTTACTTCTTTGTTCAAAGACTATCCCACAGGTAGTTTGTTGATTTGGAAAACTGATAATCCTCCTAAAATTAAGAATGATGCATTTGATCTGGAAAGTGTTAGGAGAGTGAAGGTGTTACTGGATGGCCAGCAAAGACTGACTAGTCTTTATTTAAATGTTTATGGTGAAACACCACCATTCTACAATGATACAGAAATAAGCGATGGATATTTTAATCTATTTTTTAATTTAAAGACAGGAGAATTCAAATATTATAAACAAAAAGAAATGGATAATAACCCGTTATGGTATAATGTAATTAAATTATTTAAAGATCCACCATCTGTTTTTCAACTTGTCAGAGAATTAGATGTAGATAATGTTGATCAAATTGGTAACATTATTGAAAATAATCTTAAAAAGATTGAGGATATTTTAGATAAAAATTATCCTGTTCAAGAAGTACCAACTGACTCTAGTTTGAGAGAGGCAATTAAGGTGTTTGATCTAATAAATAGTCAAGGAACTCCTTTAACTAATGCTGATATTGCATTAGCTTATATGACTGCTGAATGGCCAGATATGAGAAGAATTTTCAAAGATAAAATTGAAGAATTGTCACAGGAAGACTTTACTTTTGATTTAACATTTATGACAAGAGCAATGGTAGGAATTTTAAGTGGTAGGGGAAGTCTTAAACAATTTGTTAACTCCAATATTGAACAAGATGTTTCTGAATCTACGTTAAAATTGCATTGGAAAAAGCTCAATAAAATACTAAACTATTTAGTCTCGTTTTTAAAAAATAAAGCCTATATTATGGGAACAAGTGATTTGAACACCTCTAATGTATTGATACCTATAATAGTTTACTTAGCTAAAAATGAACATTTTAACAATCAAGTTGAAAACAAAATGTTATATTGGTTATATGCTGCATTATATCAAAGAAGATTTAGTTCTAGTCTTGAAACTAGTTTAGAGCAAGATGTAAATGCAGTTATAGAAAGTAATAACCCAGATTCATTAATAGAGAATCTAAAAGAAGAAGAAGGTGACCCGATATTAACGGAAGGAAGTTTAGATATGAGGGGTGTTGGTCATCCTCTTTATAATATGATGTGTATTGTAATAAGAGCAAAGGGAGCAGTGGATTGGAATAATGGGTTGCCTTTAGGACAGACAACAGGAGAAGAATTTAAATTGGAGCGTCATCATATTTTTCCAAGAAGTATCCTTGAAGATAGTGGGTATGATACTGGTAACAATCATCATGATAAGAAAAGAGTAAATGAAATAGCTAATAGGATTCCTCTAACCAAATCTGGTAATTTGAATATATTTAATAAATCTCCAGAAGAATATTTACCTATTGTAGAAAGAAATTATCCTGGTGTATTAGAAAGCTCACTAATTCCTTTGAATCTAGAATTATGGAAATTAGAAAACTATGAGTTATTTTTGGAAGAAAGAAGGAAAATAATTGCCTCAGAAATAAATCAGTTTATGAGAAATCTTATTTCGTAG